One window of the Saccopteryx bilineata isolate mSacBil1 chromosome 2, mSacBil1_pri_phased_curated, whole genome shotgun sequence genome contains the following:
- the MGAT4C gene encoding alpha-1,3-mannosyl-glycoprotein 4-beta-N-acetylglucosaminyltransferase C, producing the protein MFKFHQVKRIFEILDKMRCLRKRSTVSFLGVLVIFLLFMNLYIEDSYVLEGDKQLIRETSTHQLNSERYVHTFKDLSNFSGAINVTYRYLASTPSQRKRFLTIGLSSVKRKKGNYLLETIKSIFEQSSYEELKEISVVVHLADFNSSWREVVVQDITQKFAHHIIAGRLVVIHAPEEYYPILDGLKRNYNDPEDRVKFRSKQNVDYAFLLNFCANTSDYYVMLEDDVRCSKNFLTAIKKVISSLEGTYWVTLEFSKLGYIGKLYHSHDLPRLAHFLLMFYQEMPCDWLLTHFRGLLAQKNVIRFKPSLFQHMGYYSSYKGAENKLKDDDFEEELFDIPDNPPASLYTNMNVFENYEASKAYSSVDEYFWGKPPSTGDIFVIVFEHSNVIKKIKVSTGTEDRQNDILHHGALDVGKNVILIKQSRQCDTYIRLGEFKNGNFEMTDVNQKIPFDIKCIRIYVTKTQKEWLIIRSISIWTS; encoded by the exons ATGTTTAAATTTCATCAGGTGAAACGTATTTTTGAAATACTGGATAAAATGAGATGCCTGCGGAAACGTTCTACAGTGTCATTCTTGGGAGTTCttgtaatttttcttctatttatgaaCTTGTACATTGAAGATAGTTATGTTCTG GAAGGAGATAAACAACTTATAAGGGAAACATCCACACATCAACTGAATTCAGAACGTTATGTGCATACTTTCAAAGATTTATCTAATTTCTCAGGAGCCATCAATGTTACCTATCGCTATTTAGCTTCCACTCCTTCACAAAGAAAGA GGTTTCTTACAATTGGACTTTCATCAGTGAAGcgaaaaaaaggaaactatttaCTTGAGACAATAAAGTCAATTTTTGAGCAATCCAGCTATGAAGAACTGAAGGAAATCTCAGTGGTGGTTCACCTAGCAGACTTTAATTCATCCTGGCGTGAGGTCGTGGTCCAGGATATCACACAGAAATTTGCTCACCATATTATTGCAGGAAGATTAGTAGTTATACATGCTCCAGAAGAATACTACCCAATTCTGGATGGCCTTAAAAGAAACTACAACGATCCAGAAGACAGAGTCAAATTTCGTTCCAAGCAAAATGTAGATTATGCTTTTCTGCTTAATTTTTGTGCCAATACTTCAGACTATTATGTAATGCTTGAAGACGATGTTCGATGTTCAAAAAATTTCTTAACTGCCATCAAGAAAGTGATTTCATCTCTAGAAGGAACTTACTGGGTAACTCTTGAATTTTCTAAGCTTGGCTACATTGGAAAACTTTATCACTCACATGATCTCCCTCGTTTGgcacattttttattaatgttttatcaaGAAATGCCTTGTGATTGGCTATTGACTCATTTTCGGGGTCTGTTGGCTCAGAAAAATGTGATTCGTTTTAAACCTTCTCTCTTTCAGCACATGGGTTACTACTCGTCATATAAAGGGGCAGAGAATAAGCTGAAGGATGATGATTTTGAAGAGGAATTATTTGACATTCCTGATAATCCTCCTGCAAGTCTGTATACCAACATgaatgtttttgaaaattatgAAGCAAGCAAGGCCTATAGTAGTGTTGATGAGTACTTTTGGGGAAAACCGCCCTCAACAGGAGACATTTTTGTGATTGTGTTTGAACATTCAaatgtaattaagaaaattaaagtgaGTACTGGAACGGAAGATCGACAAAATGACATTTTACATCATGGCGCCTTAGATGTTGGAAAAAATGTTATACTTATCAAACAAAGTAGACAATGTGATACTTACATAAGACTAGgagaatttaaaaatggaaactttGAAATGACAGATGTGAATCAAAAAATTCCATTTGATATAAAGTGTATAAGGATATACGTgaccaaaacacaaaaagaatGGCTGATTATTAGGAGTATTAGCATTTGGACTTCTTAG